Part of the Streptomyces sp. WMMC500 genome is shown below.
AGGCCCTGCTGGTGGCGGGCGACGCCGACGAGGTCGGTCTCCGCCTTGATCAGCACGGCGCCCAGCGCGGCGAGGGTGCCGAGGAAGGCCCAGAGCCAGTCGGCGGAACCCTCGCCCCACGGGTCGGCGGCCCGCAGGCCGAAGCCGACGAGCACCGCGGCGTCGCAGAGGTACGCGCCGACCCGGTCGAGGTACACGCCGCCGATGGAGAACTGCTGCTTCCAGCGGGCGACCTCCCCGTCGACGCAGTCGAGCAGCAGGTACAACTGGACCATCAGCACGCCCAGCAGGGCCCCGGTGATCCCGGGCACCAGCAGCGCCGGGGCGGCCAGGACGCCGGCGAGGGTCATGACGTACGTCAGTTGGTTGGGCGTCACCCGGGTGTTCACCAGGTGCCGGTCCACGCGCAGCGAGACCTCGCGCATGTACAGGCGGCCGGCCCAGTGCTCCCCGCTGCGCCGGTCCTTCACCCCCGGCGGGTGGACCACGGGCCGTAGCTCAGCTACCGATGGCTTTGGCATAGTCGGCGTACGCGTCCCTGATCTGGTCGGTGGACAGGTCGAGGTGTTCGAGGATCGTGTACCGGCCGGGCCGGGTCTGCGGCGCGAACTCGACCGCCTTCACGAACTCGTCATCCGTGAAGCCCATCTCCCCGGGCAGCACGGGCAGGCCGTGCCGGCGCAGCACCTCGGCCATGAGCAGCGCCATGGCGCGGTCGCCGCGCAGGAAGGTCGCGAAGGTGCCGCCGAAGCCGCACTGCTCGCCGTGGAGCGCGTTGCGCCGCGGGTAGAGCAGGTCGAAGGCGTGGCTGATCTCGTGGCAGGCGCCGGACGCGGGCCTGGTGTCGCCGGTGATGGACATCGAGATGCCGCAGAGCACCAGCGCCTCGGCGAGGATCGTCAGGAAGCTGTCGTCGCCGATGCCGCCGGGGTGGCGCAGCACGGAGTCGCCGGCGCTGCGGGCCATCGCCGCGGCCAGGCCGTCGACAGGCTCGCCGGTTTCGCGGTGCGACAGCTCCCAGTCCGCGATCGCGGAGATCTTGCACGTGACGTCGCCGATGCCGGCCCGTACGAAGCGGGCGGGGGCGTCGCGGATGACGTCCAGGTCGATGACGATCGCGATCGGGTTCGGCACGCCGTACGAGCCGCGGCCCGCGTCGTTGTCCAGCGTGGACACCGGCGAGCAGAGGCCGTCGTTCGCCAGGTTGGTCGCCACGGCGACCATGGGCAGCCCGACGCGGGCGGCGGCGTACTTGGCGGAGTCGATGACCTTGCCGCCGCCGAGGCCGACGACCGCGTCGTACCTGCCGCTCTTCTTGATGGAGTCGGCGAGCCGAACGGCGCCGTCGATGGTGCCGTCGGCGTCGACGAACCAGTCGGCGCCCGGGAACGCGGGCGCGAAGCGGTCGCGCAGCGCCTGCCCGGAGCGCGGGCTGATGGCGAAGGCCAGCCGGCCCGTCGGCGCCACGCGCTGGTCGGACAGCAGGTCGCCGAGGTGGTCCAGGGCCCCGGCGTGGATGTCGACCGTCAGCGGGGACGGGATCAGTCGGCTCAATACCGGCACGCGATCTCCCTGCCCTTGGCGAGGTCGTCGTGGTTGTCGATCTCGACCCAGGCGATGTCCCCGATGGGCGCGACGTCGATCTTGAAGCCGCGGTTGACCAGCTCCTGGTAGCCGTCCTCGTAGTAGAGGTCCGGGTCGCGCTCGAAGGTGGTCTTCAGCGCGTCGGCCAGCTCGTCCGCGGCGGCGCTCTCGATGAGGGTGACGCCGATGTACTCGCCGGTGGCCGTGGCCGGGTCCATCAGCTTGGTGATCTGCCGGACGCCCTTGTCGGGGTCGGCGACGACCTTCATCTCCTCGTCGGCGAGCTGCTTGACCGTGTCGAGGGCGAGGATGATCTTCCTGCCGTCGCCGCGGGCGGCGAGCAGGGTCTTCTCGACGGAGACGGGGTGGACGGTGTCGCCGTTGGCGAGGATCACGTCGTGCCTGAGCGAGTCCCGGCCGCACCACAGGGAGTAGGCGTTGTTCCACTCCTCTGCCTTGTCGTTGTCGATCAGGGTGAGCTTCAGTCCGTACGCGCGCTCCAGGGCGTCCTTGCGCTCGTACACGGCCTCCTTGCGGTAGCCGACGATGATCGCCGCCTCGGTGAGCCCGATCTCGGCGAAGTTGCCGAGGGTGAGGTCGAGGACGGTGGTCTCCCCGTCGACGGGCACCAGGGCCTTCGGCAGGGTGTCGGTGTAGGGGCGCAGACGCCGTCCGGCGCCGGCCGCCAGCACGAGGCCGATCATGCGGGTTCTCCTGTTTCGTCGTGTACTGCGGGGGCTCCGGAGGAGACCCAGAAGCGGATGCTCTCGGTGAGCACCACCAGCGCCACGGCCACGGCGATGGCCGCGAGCGCGAACGTGAAGCCCGTGCCGGTCAGCAGAGCCGCCGCCAGCGTGACCGCCAGCGCCCGTCCCTCGTGCCCGCCGATCGCCCGCACCAGCCGGCGCGGGGGCGCACCCGTGCCGCCGCGGATGCGGTACACGGTGTCGTAGTGATGGTAGGCGACGGCGGCCACCAGTCCGAAAGCTGCAGGAAGTGCTCCGTTCACCTCGGAGCGGGCGGCGAGCACCAGGACGAGCCCGTACTCGGCGGCCCGGAAGACCGGCGGCACGAGCCAGTCCAGCGGCCCGGCGAGCGGCCGGGAGACGGCGAGTGCCGAGGTCAGGACGTAACCGACGGCGCCTATCAGGGGCCACCAGGTGCCGTACGGGGTGAAGAGCGCCAGCGCCACGAGGAGCGCGCCGCCGGCCGCGGCGAGCGCGGGCGCCATGCCGGTCACGCCCCACGGGAGGGAGCGCGCCGGGGCGCGCAGGGAGCGGGCGGCGGCCTCGGCGAGCGGGCCGGTGTCGGTCAGCTCGTCGAGGGCCTTGAGCGCCTGCTCGCTGCGGGGGACGCGGCGCCTGAGGGAGCGCAGCACCCGGCCCGCGGTGGTGTAGGAGGCGGCGAGCCCCATGCCGACGAGCAGGACGACGAAGACGACGCGCGGCGTGGTGACGGCGGTGAGCACGGCGATCAGCGCCCAGCGTTCGCCGATCGGCAGCACGATCATGCGGCGCAGCCACACCGTCCAGCCGAGCCGGTCGAGCCGCTCGGACAGCGCGGCCGTGGGACTGGTGTCGGCCGCCGCCGCGGTGGTGCCGGCGAGGGACTCGTTGAAGGCGAAGTCGACGACGTGCCGGCAGGTCTGCAGCACCATGGCGGCCAGCGCGAGGGCCCACACGTCGTCGCCGTCGGCGTTGGCCGCGCCGAGGGCGAGGCCCGCGAAGTAGGCGTACTCCTTGGCGCGGTCGAAGGTGGCGTCGAGCCAGGCGCCCAGCGTGGAGTACTGCAGCGAGTAGCGGGCGAGCTGGCCGTCGGTGCAGTCCAGCACGAACGACAGCAGCAGCAGCGCGCCGGCGGCGACGAAGCCGGCGCGGGTGCCCGTGGCCGCGCAGCCGGCGGCGAGCACGGCGGTGGCCAGGGAGGCGGTGGTGACCTGGTTCGGGGTCAGGCCGCGGTTGGCGCACCAGCGGGCCAGGTAGCGCGAGTAGGGGCTGATGAAGAAGGTGGTGAAGAACCCGTCGCGGCTCTTGACCGCGGCGCGCAGCCGGGCCTTCTCCTCGTCCACGGCGGCGACCGCGTCCGTCGCCTTCGCCCGGGCCAGGGCGTCCTCGGGTACGGCCGCCACCAGCACGCCCAGCTCCGGCCGGGCCAGCGGGCCGTCGGCGTCGGCGAGTTGCGCGGAGGTCTGCTCGGCGACGCCGTCGAGGGTCCGGCTGCGCATCACCGCGCGGGAGAGCGCGGTGCGGGCCGCGGGGGTGCGCACCGCCACCACCCCGGGCACGGCCGCGCCGGGGAAGCGGGGGTCGGCGAGGGTGAGCCGCAGGCTGTGCCGGTGGCCGACGAAGCGGCTGTCGACGAGCGCGACCCCGCCGTCCCCGGGCAGCAGCGCGAGGACGGTGGCGGCGTCTGCCACGTCCGCGGCGGTACGCACGTCGTCGTAGCCCAGCGACCTCAGGTCGCTCTCCAGGGGGGACCCGGGAACGGGCGGGCCGATCAGGATTGCGGTCCGCAGACGAACTCACTCCTTGGCAGGCGGGACGACAGGCGGGACCGCCCCTCCCCCGTCCGGCCGGGCGGCTGTCGGCAGAGGTTAGCGGATCCCTGGAACCCCGGGTTCACCGCCCGTTCGCCTCGACCGGGTGGCGATCATCATTTCGCAGCTCGCACCCGTGCTCCAAACCGGGGCGGTAGTGTTCCGCCATGACGTGGTTGATCACCGGCGGGGCCGGTTACATCGGCGCGCATGTCGTGCGGTCCATGGCGGGTGCCGGGGAGCGGGTCGTCGTGCTGGACGACGGGTCCACCGGCAATCCGGCCCGGCTGCCCGCGGACGTACCGCTGGTGCGCGGCACGTTCCTGGACCGGCTGCTGCTCGACCGGACCTTCGCCGAGTACGGCGTCACGGGCGTGGTGCACCTGGCGGCGAAGAAGCGGGTCGGCGAGTCCGTGGAGCAGCCGCTCTCGTACTACCGGGAGAACGTGCACGGCCTGGGCGTGCTGCTGGAGGCCGTGGTGGCCGCGGGCGTCCGGCGCTTCGTGCTGTCCTCCTCCGCCGCCGTCTACGGCACGCCGGACGTCGCTCTCGTCACCGAGGACACCCCCTGTCTGCCGATCAACCCGTACGGCGAGACCAAGCTCGCCGGCGAGTGGCTGCTGCGGGCCACCGGCCGCGCGCACGGGCTGGCCACCGCCTGCCTGCGCTACTTCAACGTCGCCGGTGCGGCCGCCCCCGAGCTGGCGGACACCGGGGTGTTCAACGTGATCCCGATGTTCTTCGAGCGGCTGACGGCGCACGAGCCGATGCGGATCTTCGGCGACGACTACCCCACCCCCGACGGCACCTGTATCCGCGACTACGTGCACGTGGTCGACCTCGCCGACGCCCACCTGGCGGCGGCCCGCCGCGTCGCCGCCCCGGCGGTCTCCGGCGACCTGACGGTGAACCTCGGCAGCGGCACGGGCGTGTCGGTGCGGGAGCTGACCGAGGTCGTCGCCGACGTCACGGGGCGGCGCGAGCACGCCCCGGTGGTCCGCCCCCGGCGCCCCGGGGACCCGGCCCGGGTGGTCGCGTCGTACGACCTGGCGGCCAAGGAGCTGGGCTGGCTCCCCCGGCTGGACGTGCGCGCCATGGTCGAGTCCGCCTGGGCGGGCTGGCTGCACAGCCGTCCGGCGGCGCGGCGCGGCTGACCAGCCGAGACGCTCGCAGGAGCGTTTCCGCAGGTCAGACGATGAAAACCGACTTCATGTCAGGGTTTGGCGAATACCCCCTGCCCGTAGTTCACTGAGATCGTCGGGCGGGCAGGAGGGCTGTCCGCGACCGTCTCGGGAACCGGAGGGCACGCGGCATGGGCGCTGGGCACGACCACTCCCACGGACCGGCCGCCGGCACGGCCTCCGCCGCGCACCGCGGCCGGCTGCGCGTCGCCCTGCTCCTCACGCTCTCGGTGCTGGGGCTGCAGGTGGTCGGCGGGGTGATCACGGGTTCGCTGGCGCTCGTCGCGGACGCCGGGCACATGGCGACCGACGTGGTCGGGCTGTCCATGGCGCTGCTGGCGATCCACTTCGCGAACCGGCCGACGAGCGAGCGGCGCACCTTCGGCTTCGCGCGGGCCGAGATCCTGGCGGCGCTGGCGAACTGTCTGCTGCTCTTCGGCGTCGGCGGCTACATCCTCTACCAGGCGGTGCGCCGCTTCATGGACCCGCCGGAGATCGAGGGCGGGCTGACGTTCGCGTTCGGTGCCGCGGGCCTGGTGGTCAACCTGATCTCGCTGGCGCTGCTGATGCGCGGCCGGCAGGAGAGCCTGAACGTGCGCGGCGCCTTCCTGGAGGTGCTGGCGGACGCGCTCGGGTCGGTCGCGGTGATCATCTCGGCGCTGGTGATCGTCACCACCGGCTGGCAGTACGCGGACCCGGTCGCCTCGCTCGCCATCGGCTCGATGATCATCCCGCGGACGTTCCGGCTGCTGCGGGAGGCGCTGGACGTGCTGCTGGAGGCGGCGCCCAGGGACGTGGACGTCTCCGAGGTGCGTACGCACATCCTCGCGCTGCCGGGCGTGGTGGAGCTGCACGACCTGCACGTGTGGACGATCACCTCGGGGATGCCCGTGATATCGGCGCACGTCGTGGTCAGGGAGGACGTGCTGCAGGCCGTGGGGCAGGAGCGGCTGCTGCACGATCTGCAGGGGTGCCTCGGCGACCACTTCGACGTCGACCACTGCACGTTCCAGATCGAGCCCGTCGGACACGCCGAGCACGAGGCACATCTCTGTCATTGAGCCGTCGCCGGTAGGGCAGACTGAACGAGGCGTTCCGTCGTCTCCGCCCGCCGCGGCACCCGGGGCGGCGCTGCACCGGACGCCGTAGATCGGACGCGAAGGATGGGCATGCCGGCCGCTACCACCGAAGAGATCATGCTGGAGCTCGTCGACGAGGACGGCACCACCGTCGGCACCGCCGAGAAGCTGTCCGCGCACCGGGCGCCCGGCCGGCTGCACCGCGCGTTCTCCGTATTCCTCTTCGACACCGCCGGCCGGATGCTCATCCAGCAGCGGGCGCTCGGCAAGTACCACTCCCCCGGCGTGTGGTCCAACTCGTGCTGCGGCCACCCCTACCCGGGCGAGTCGCCGCTGGCCGCCGCGGCCCGCCGGACGTTCGAGGAGCTGGGTGTCTCGCCGGCGCTGCTGGCCGAGGCGGGGACGGTGACGTACCACCACCCGGACCCGGAGTCGGGACTGGTCGAGCACGAGTACAACCACCTCTTCGCCGGGCTGCTGCGGGCCGAGCCGCGGCCGGCCGCGGACGAGGTCGGCGCGGTCGCCTTCGTCACGGCGGAGGAGCTGGCCGAGCGGCACGCCGAGGACCCGTTCTCGGCGTGGTTCATGACGGTGCTCGACGCTGCCAGGCCGGCCATCCGGGAACTGACGGGGCCGGCGTCCGGCTGGTGAAGCCGGGCAGCGGGAGGGAGGCCCAGATCACCTTCCCGCCGTCGACGGTGTGCTGGACGTCGCAGGCACCGCCCGCCTCGTGCGTGAGCGTCTTGACGAGCAGCAGGCCCCGGCCGCCCGTCTCCGCTTCGTCCGCCTGCAGGGCCTTCGGGCGGTACGGGTGCTGGTCCCGGACGGCGACGCGGACCCAGCCGGCGCTGACCGACAGCTCGACGCCGATCTCCGGGGAGAGCACACCGGCGTGCCGGACCGCGTTCGTCACCAGTTCCGAGACGATCAGCAGCACGCTCTGCAGCAGTTCGTCGCCGATGGGCACGCGCCGGCGGACGAGGAGCTCGCGTACGGCGTGCCGGGACTGGGGCACGGAGGAGTCGAGCGCCGGGGCGTCGAACTTCCAGGTGCCCTCGTAAGCCGCCGGGACGACCTGCCCCGGCTCGGGTCTGAGTCTTCCGCCGTCGTTCACCGCCGGCACCTGCTTTCACTACCGCTCACCCTCCGAGTGTTGGCAATCACCGTCAGCTCACCCCCCATCGCGCAGAACTTGACTGGCTTTCGTCACCTTCCGACCGGCTGCGCCATGACCGGCCTGCGTTGAGATCGAAATAATCGGTTGCCGATTCCCGTTGAGCCGTCGTACGTTCCCAGTGCCCTGCAGTCGACGATTGGAGAAGGTGTTGCTCGTCTGAGGTCTCTTCGGCACCGTGCCCGCGGCGTTTCCCGTGTGCGGCACGTGCGACCTCATGGCTCGAGCCACCTCTCCCTCCTGCAGGGCACCCAGCCCCGCTCCCGTTCCACCCGGCTCTCCCAGGTCGCCGTCCGGTGCCGACGCCGCCCCGTCGCACCCCTACGAGCCCACCGGGAGACGCCATGTCATTTCCCTCCACGCCGCACACCGCGGCCTCCGTCATCTGCTCCGGGCTGGCCTTCACCTGGCCCGACGGCACGACCGTCTTCGAGGGCTTCGACCTCGCGGTCGGCCCCGGCCGCACCGGGCTGGTCGGCCGCAACGGCACGGGCAAGTCCACGCTGCTGCGGCTGATGGCCGGGGAGCTGAGCCCGGCCGCCGGCACGGTCAGGGCCGCGGGCTCGGTCGGCTACCTGCCGCAGAACCTCGTCCTCGACACCGCCGCGCGGGTCGACGCGGTGCTGGGCATCGCCGGTGTGCGGCGCGCGCTGCACGCGATCGAGGCGGGGGACGCCGCCGAGGAGCACTTCACCGCCGTCGGCGACGACTGGGACGTCGAGGAGCGTGCCCGCGCCACCCTCGACGAGCTCGGCCTGGCGCACGTCGGCCTCGACCGCACCATCGGCGAGGTCTCCGGCGGCGAGTCGGTGCTGCTGCGGCTGGCGGCGCTGCTCATGCGGCGGCCGGACGTGCTGCTGCTGGACGAGCCGACGAACAACCTCGACCTGACGGCCCGCCGCCGGCTGTACGCGGCCGTGGAGTCGTGGCCGGGCGTGCTGGTGATCGTCAGCCACGACCGCGAACTGCTCGACCGCGTCGACCAGGTGGCAGACCTGCGGGACGGCGAAGTCGCCTGGTACGGCGGCAACTTCACGGCGTACGAGGAGGCGCTGGCCGTCGAGCAGGAGGCCGCCGAGCGGACGGTGCGCTCCGCGGAGGCCGACCTCAAGCGGCAGAAGCGCGAGCTGGCCGAGGCCCACGAGAAGCTGAGCAAGCGCAAGCGGTACGCCGACAAGCAGTTCGCGAACAAGCGCGAGCCGAAGATCGTCATGAACGCGCGCAAGCGGGAGGCCCAGGTCTCCGCCGGCAAGCACCGCATCATGCACGAGGAGCGGCTGAAGGACGCCGGCAAGCGGCTGGACGAGGCGGAGGCGGCGGTACGGGACGACGACGAGATCCGCGTCGACCTGTCGTACACCGCCGTGCCCGCGGGCCGGGAGGTGTTCACGTTGCGCGGACTGGAGCTGCGCTACGGCGCGCGGGTCGAGGCGCTGCAGGTGCGCGGCCCGGAGCGGATCGCCCTGACCGGGCGCAACGGCGCCGGCAAGTCGACGCTGCTGCGCACGGTCGCCGGAGAGCTCGCCCCGCGGGCCGGTGAAGCGGCGGTGCACGTGCCGCTGCGCTATCTGCCGCAGCGGCTCGACGTGCTCGACGACGCGCTGAGCATCGTCGAGAACGTGGCCCTGCTGGCGCCCGCGGCGACCAACCAGCAGATCCGCGCCCGGCTGGCCCGGTTCCTGTTCCGGCAGGGCAGGGCGGACCAGATCGTGGGCACGCTGTCGGGCGGAGAGCGGTTCCGCGCCACGCTGGCGGCCCTGATGCTGGCAGAGCCGGCACCGCAGTTGCTGATGCTGGACGAGCCGACGAACAACCTGGACCTGGCGAGCGTGCGGCAGTTGGTCCGCGCGCTGGAGTCGTACGCGGGGGCGCTCGTGGTGGCCAGCCACGACGTGCGGTTCCTGCGCGACATCGGGATCACGCGCTGGCTGGCGCTGGACGGGGAGGTGAGCGACATCGAGCCGCTGTAGATCCGGGGCTCCGCCCCGCCGTGAGAGGCTCCCGGGCATGAGCGAAGGTGAGCTGCGGTGCAGCACCGACGGGGGCGTGGCGACGCTGGTCATCAGCAACCCGGCCAAGCGCAACGCGATGACGCCGGACATGTGGCGCGCGCTGCCCGGACTGCTGGCGGGGCTCGCCGCGGACCGGGCGGTACGCGCGGTGGTGCTCACCGGCGCGGGCGGCACGTTCTGCGCGGGCGCCGACATCGGCTCGCTGCGGGCGGGCAGCGAGGGCACGCAGGGCCTCGCCGAGGCCGCGGAGGAGGCGCTCGCCGCCTTCCCCAAGCCGACGCTGGCCGCCGTACGAGGGCACTGCGTGGGCGGCGGCTGCCAGCTCGCGGCGGCCTGCGACCTGCGGTTCGCCGCCGAGGACGCGCTGTTCGGGGTCACCCCGGCCAAGCTGGGCATCGTCTACCCGGCGGGCGCGACGCGCCGGCTCGTGCGGCTGGTGGGCCCGGCGACGGCGAAGTACCTGCTGTTCTCCGCCGAGTTGATCGACGCCGCGCGGGCGCTGCGCACCGGCCTGGCGGACGAGGTGCTGCCCGCGCCGGAACTCGGCGCGCGGGTGGCGGAGTTCACGTCGGTGCTCGCGGCGCGCTCGCAGCTCACGCAGGCGGCGGCGAAGGACTTCGCGGACACGGCCGCGGTGTACGGGGACGACGGCTCGCCCGCCGGCGCCGGTTCGGACGCGGCACGTGTCGCGCACTGGGCCCGGCAGGCGCGCGCGGCCGGCGACACCGCGGAGGGCGTGGCCGCGTTCCTGGAGCGCCGCGAGCCGCGCTTCACCTGGACGGTCTGACCGCCGTCGCCCCGGCCCCCGGACCCCGCCGCGCGGTCAGTCCCGTACGCCTTCGAGGACGAACCGGCTGCGGGAGCGCAGCAGTCGGACGATCTCCGCCGGCGCCTTCTCCGGTGCGCCCGCGTCGTAGGGCGGCTGCGGGTCGTACTCGGTGGCGAGCTGAACAGCCTGCCCCCTCGCGTCCCCCTGGAGCCGCCCGACCAGTGTCAGGCTCATGTCGATGCCGGCGGAGACCCCGGCGGCGGTGACGTACTTGCCGTCGAAGACCACCCGTTCGCCGGCCGGCTCGGCGCCGTGGGCGCGGAGCTGCTCGCGGGCGAGCCAGTGCGAGGTGGCGCGGCGCCCGCGCAGCAGGCCGGCGGCGGCGAGGACCAGCGAGCCGGTGCACACGGAAGTGGTCCACCGGGTGTGCTCGTCCACGGCCCGCAGCCACTCGTGCAGCGGCCCGTCGGCCATCTGCTCCGACTGGCCGGGCCCGCCGGGGACGACAACGATGTCCGGCCGCCCGACCTCGTCCAGCGCGGCGTCGGCGACCACGGCGAGGCTGCCGACGTCGTTGCGTACCGGGCCGCGGGCCTCGGCGACGGTGACGACATCGGCGCCGCTCATGCGGCCGAGCATCTCGTACGGGCCGACGGCGTCGAGGGCGGTGAAGCGGTCGAAGAGCACGATGGCGATCTGCATGGTTCCTCTTCCTCTTTCGTTCGGGTCGGTGGACCGCGCTGGCGGTACGGACGGTTCAGGCGGCGGCGAAGCGGCGGCGGTACTCGGCGGGCGAGGCGCCGAGGCTCCGGACGAAGGCGCGCCGCATCGCCTCCGGGGTGCCGTAGCCGCAGAGCCGGGCGACCTCCTCGACGCCGTACGCGCTGTCCTCCAGCAGCCGGCGGGCCGCCTCCAGGCGCACGCCGTCGACGTACCGCCCGGGCGTCACGCCCGTCTCGGCCCGGAAGGCGCGCGCGAAGTGGCGCGGCGAGAGGCCCGCCCGGCCGGCCAGCGTGTCCACGGACAGGTCGCCGCCGGGGTGTTCGTCGATCCACTGCTGCACCGCGCGCAGCGGCTCCCGCTGCGCGGTCTGGGCGGCGAGATGGGTGCTGAACTGCGCCTGGTTCCCCGGGCGCCGCAGGAACACCACGAGGTGGCGGGCGATGCGCAGCGCGAGGTCGCGGCCCAGGTCCTCCTCGACGAGCGCGAGCGCGAGGTCGATGCCGGAGGTGACGCCGGCGGAGGTGGCCACGTCGCCGTCGCGGACGAAGATCGGGTCGGGGTCGACGTCGACGGCCGGGTGGCGGCGGGCGAGTTCTTCGCAGTACGACCAGTGGGTCGTGGCCCGGCGCCCGTCCAGCAGCCCGGCGCCGGCGAGCAGTTCTGCGCCGGTGCAGACGGAGACCACCCGCCGGGCGGCGGGCGCCCGGTCGCGCAGCCAGCCGGTGATCTCCGGCTGCGGGCGGCGGGCGCCGTGGCCCCCGGGCACGACGAGGGTGTGCGGCGCGGGGGCGCCGGCCAGCGGGCCGTCGGGCGTCAGCGTGAGCCCGGAGGAGGCGCGCACGGGCCGGCCGCCGACGGAGGCGGTGCGTATCCGGTACGTGCCGGGGGTGGCCCGCTCGGCGCCGGCGAACACCTCCAGCGGGCCGGTGAGGTCGAGGCTCTGCATGTCGTCGAAGAGGACGAAGAGGACGGTGCGCGCTGCCATGGCTCCATCGTGGGCTCCGGCCGCGCCGGCAGCAATGACGAAGATCCCACCTTTCCTGCCATGCCACCGCACCGCCCCCTTCTCTTGCTAAGCGTCCGCTCAGTAGCCTGGCCGCATGACGTCACTCCCGCCGCGCGCCGGCCGCCGCTGCCAACAGGTCCTCAATCCGCTGCACTCGGCGATCTACTTCGCGCCGGAGTTCACCGAGGAGTTCGCGGGCATCGGCATCGACGGCTGGCACGCCGCGTACTTCACCGCCCGGTCCGCCGCCATGGGTCCCGTCGGTCCCGGCGTGGTCACCGCCACCTTCTACAACTACAGCCACCGACTGGCCGCACAGCACCTGCCCGCCGCCTGGACGGCCGCGGACCCGGACACGGTGCTGGCGGCCCGGCTGCGCGTCGCCGACGCCGTGCTGCGGCGGCTGCTCGGCGAGGAGACGATCGCCTCGCCGGAGCTGGCCGAGGCCGCGGAGCTGGCGCAGCGGGCGGCGGCGGGCGGCGAGCGCGCCGGCCGGGCGCTGTACGCGGCCGAGGAGGAACAGCCGGTGCCGGACGCCCCGCACCTGGTGCTCTGGCACGCCGCGACCCGGCTGCGCGAGCACCGCGGGGACAGCCACAACGCGGTGCTGGCCCACGCCGGGCTCGACGGCCTGGAGTCCCAGGTCACCCACACCGCTTCCGGGTTCGGCTTCACGCCCGGGTTCGCGCAGTACTCGCGCGGCTGGGATGCGGAGGAGTGG
Proteins encoded:
- a CDS encoding ABC-F family ATP-binding cassette domain-containing protein, translating into MSFPSTPHTAASVICSGLAFTWPDGTTVFEGFDLAVGPGRTGLVGRNGTGKSTLLRLMAGELSPAAGTVRAAGSVGYLPQNLVLDTAARVDAVLGIAGVRRALHAIEAGDAAEEHFTAVGDDWDVEERARATLDELGLAHVGLDRTIGEVSGGESVLLRLAALLMRRPDVLLLDEPTNNLDLTARRRLYAAVESWPGVLVIVSHDRELLDRVDQVADLRDGEVAWYGGNFTAYEEALAVEQEAAERTVRSAEADLKRQKRELAEAHEKLSKRKRYADKQFANKREPKIVMNARKREAQVSAGKHRIMHEERLKDAGKRLDEAEAAVRDDDEIRVDLSYTAVPAGREVFTLRGLELRYGARVEALQVRGPERIALTGRNGAGKSTLLRTVAGELAPRAGEAAVHVPLRYLPQRLDVLDDALSIVENVALLAPAATNQQIRARLARFLFRQGRADQIVGTLSGGERFRATLAALMLAEPAPQLLMLDEPTNNLDLASVRQLVRALESYAGALVVASHDVRFLRDIGITRWLALDGEVSDIEPL
- a CDS encoding enoyl-CoA hydratase/isomerase family protein — translated: MSEGELRCSTDGGVATLVISNPAKRNAMTPDMWRALPGLLAGLAADRAVRAVVLTGAGGTFCAGADIGSLRAGSEGTQGLAEAAEEALAAFPKPTLAAVRGHCVGGGCQLAAACDLRFAAEDALFGVTPAKLGIVYPAGATRRLVRLVGPATAKYLLFSAELIDAARALRTGLADEVLPAPELGARVAEFTSVLAARSQLTQAAAKDFADTAAVYGDDGSPAGAGSDAARVAHWARQARAAGDTAEGVAAFLERREPRFTWTV
- a CDS encoding DJ-1/PfpI family protein encodes the protein MQIAIVLFDRFTALDAVGPYEMLGRMSGADVVTVAEARGPVRNDVGSLAVVADAALDEVGRPDIVVVPGGPGQSEQMADGPLHEWLRAVDEHTRWTTSVCTGSLVLAAAGLLRGRRATSHWLAREQLRAHGAEPAGERVVFDGKYVTAAGVSAGIDMSLTLVGRLQGDARGQAVQLATEYDPQPPYDAGAPEKAPAEIVRLLRSRSRFVLEGVRD
- a CDS encoding GlxA family transcriptional regulator, with amino-acid sequence MAARTVLFVLFDDMQSLDLTGPLEVFAGAERATPGTYRIRTASVGGRPVRASSGLTLTPDGPLAGAPAPHTLVVPGGHGARRPQPEITGWLRDRAPAARRVVSVCTGAELLAGAGLLDGRRATTHWSYCEELARRHPAVDVDPDPIFVRDGDVATSAGVTSGIDLALALVEEDLGRDLALRIARHLVVFLRRPGNQAQFSTHLAAQTAQREPLRAVQQWIDEHPGGDLSVDTLAGRAGLSPRHFARAFRAETGVTPGRYVDGVRLEAARRLLEDSAYGVEEVARLCGYGTPEAMRRAFVRSLGASPAEYRRRFAAA